The Brassica napus cultivar Da-Ae chromosome C7, Da-Ae, whole genome shotgun sequence genome has a segment encoding these proteins:
- the LOC106369826 gene encoding uncharacterized protein LOC106369826, whose amino-acid sequence MVWEVVDTESTEGDKNDMGTTLLFQSIPETMILQVGELDTAKKVWDAIKTHHVGADRVREARLQTLMAEFERLKMKDTDKIDDFVGKLPEISSRSTVLGESRNEAKLVKKFLLGLPRKKFIHIVASLEQLLDWNTTNFEDVVGRLKAYEERIAAEEEEETQDDQSKLMYSNSKPQNRNGGYRGRGRGGRYYNRGRGRGRSSYWDRRDSSKVTCYRCDKLGHFAAMCHDRLHKLQETIEGKDGDDIQEAEGLMMHEIVYLNERNVKPKEFESSKVGEKIWYLDNGASNHMTGNLSYFNNIDNTISGKVRFGDDSKIDIKERGSICFISQDGKKKNLADVYYIPALKSNIISLGQAT is encoded by the coding sequence ATGGTGTGGGAAGTAGTCGACACAGAATCGACCGAAGGTGATAAGAATGATATGGGGACAACACTTCTTTTCCAATCGATCCCGGAGACTATGATCCTACAAGTTGGGGAACTTGATACCGCAAAGAAGGTATGGGATGCGATCAAGACCCATCATGTAGGAGCCGATAGAGTTCGAGAGGCGAGGCTACAAACCCTCATGGCTGAGTTCGAGCGGTTAAAGATGAAAGACACCGATAAAATTGATGACTTCGTGGGCAAGTTACCAGAAATTTCATCAAGATCTACCGTGCTAGGTGAAAGTAGGAATGAGGCGAAACTTGTTAAAAAGTTTCTACTAGGATTACCACGCAAGAAGTTCATTCACATAGTTGCCTCTCTCGAGCAATTACTAGACTGGAATACCACAAACTTCGAAGATGTTGTAGGTCGCTTGAAAGCATACGAGGAGCGTATTGctgcggaagaagaagaagaaacacaagATGACCAGAGTAAGCTTATGTACAGCAACTCCAAACCACAAAATCGAAATGGAGGATATAGAGGACGTGGTCGAGGAGGCCGGTACTATAatagaggaagaggacgaggaagatcaTCATATTGGGACAGAAGAGACTCCTCAAAGGTCACGTGTTATCGATGTGACAAACTAGGGCACTTTGCTGCGATGTGTCATGATAGACTACACAAGTTACAAGAGACTATCGAGGGTAAAGACGGAGATGACATCCAAGAAGCCGAAGGACTCATGATGCATGAGATTGTTTATCTGAATGAACGAAACGTGAAACCTAAAGAGTTCGAATCTAGTAAGGTTGGAGAGAAGATATGGTATTTAGACAACGGGGCAAGCAACCATATGACTGGTAACCTGAGCTACTTCAACAACATTGATAACACAATCTCCGGGAAGGTCAGATTTGGAGATGACTCGAAAATAGACATCAAAGAAAGAGGATCTATTTGTTTTATCAGTCAAgatgggaagaagaagaaccttgCCGATGTCTACTACATACCAGCGCTGAAGAGTAACATCATAAGTCTTGGACAAGCCACATAA